The window ATGTAAAAATCATAAGGACTAATGATTAAACtgtttttatatgataaaattactaaaaagggtataaaatgaTTATTCGCACTTATATAATATTTGATAACCAGAATCAATTTGACCAAAGCTCAACCTAGCTTGTATTATGCAAAGAGAAAGGTTAGGTGAATCCATAAAAGTATGTTAATACTCTATATAGTATGTTAATACTTTTATGCTAACTAATACCTTTTATGCTAATATGTTCTGCTTCTGCATGCTTTTGAACCTGTGCTTTTCTATATCCTTAATTAATATTGAAAAAAGTTTAATTTCTTTAACTTTTCAAACAAAACTCTAGAAAACTGAAAATAAACCTGTGGAAATACATTGAAACTAgaaaataacacttttttttaacttaacacaaaaaaaaaattaagaaaacaaactcATGAAAAAGACAAAATGGAATAGCAATACCAACCATCATGGGCAAAGGTATCCCAAACACTAGGTGTTCTTCCATCTTCATTAACAGCTCCTTcccactatatacatatatatattcttataaaAACAATCATATATTacattatttatgtatatatgaaGAAATTAAAGATGAACCTGATATGCAGTTGTCCCAGAACCAAAGACAAAATCAAGTGGGAAGTCATTTATGCTGTATTCATCAACACTAAGAACTACTCTCAGTGGCAAATTCAGAAGTAAGAGAATGAGATTCAAAGCAAGGTTGAAGGATGCTTTGGATTTGGATTCCATCAACTATGCTTGTGTTTGTCTGCTATGTTAGAACCTGTTATACTATTTCTTCATTCATTTCATGAAAGCACTCAAATGTGGTTTCAGTAACAAGATAAGTTCATCAGTCACCAAATATATTTGTGTGGACTAAATGtgtctaaatataaataatttgtatttaaatatattGATTTATGAATTACACTAAAATAATCAAGTGATGATGACACTTATTATGCAAAAGGATGTAGCAGTTTAGGATCAAATGCTGGCCGGCATCCTTGCTATATTATATATCCACTGGAATGAGAACCGGGCagtaaattaagtaaattaatgatagtatataataaatattaaaaattgttatttttgtaaattaaattaaatatgttcaaattaaagttaaatttaaaaggtgttttgtttaaaataatttgtagtacaaaaaATTTGGATGTTAAATTCTAGAACGTGACTTTCAACACGATAttcctaaaattattaatattttattaataactaTATATGTAGATtaaaactaaattataaaataaatataatttggtttggattttttttggtttaaaattggtttttttttaatggcgtcgttttaataattatatatatgtaattaCTTTAATGTTTATATATAAGCTAATTTATATCAGAATTATTACTTTATATTTGGATGGTAAATAGttttgaaataatttattttgcttAAGTTTTATGAGAAACATTATTGTATATATGGTAAAGTTATTAAAGTgggtatgaaattatattttgcATTATTTGATATGTAATATTGAGGttagtttaataaaaaataatttcaaataaaaaataataataacttatttaattcagtatttataacaataaatgagattatCGTTATATAAATTACtttatttaaaatagtttaatttgtgattatagttaatatatattatctcTGTTCTACCGCGCTCCACCCCTTCAGCCGGGTCAGCCCCTCCAGTCGTGCTCCCTGTCTTCCTGTGCTCACTACTCAATTTGctctcttttagattttttttaactgTTATTGTTGTTAGTTAATTTGTAAACTCTAATTTTTCATTACTGTGTGGTTTAGGATTGTGAATAATCTTAAATAATTGTTATCCATTAATCTATGAACTGTGATTTTTCATTACTTTGTGGTTTAGGATTATGAATAATCTTGAATAgttgttgttagttaatatgtGAAGTGTGATTTTTCATTATTGTGTTGGTTAGGATTGTGAATAATCttgaataattgttgttagttaatcTGTAAACTGTGATTTTTCATAATTGTGTGGTGTAGGATTGTGAATAATCTTAAATAGTTTATCATATGgcattttatggtttttttttttaatttgacttttgagtttgtattatGAAAAAGATCATAATATTGTGGTTTaagtaatatttttacttttgatgatattttaaagtttatattagattataattatgttttactctgtgtatttatattttatgtattattttattaaaaaacagTTTTTTTGGTTGAACTACAGTCAAACCAATTAAACTAGTAAATCAGTAGTTAGAACGGTTTGATAACCAGTTTGATTTCAAAACTTTGCTATAATGACAATGTATTGTAGGTACAGCAGtttttagcttttatttttaattagagagCAGCTTTACAAGAGTGATTATGGCTAATTGGCTAACTTAGAGTGAACTTGACAAATTTCTAGGAATAGTTTTCATTATGGCTTTATGCAATAAAAATGGATGTTATTAAATTTGTTTGGGATGAAATTGGGTTGGAAttattctttactttttttaagtaaaaaatatttatatgaatAAACATAATTGatcaaaaaacatgaaaaaaataatttaaaatataaattcattttttaaaCCGAAAATATACAAATTTGTTtcttaatcaatttaaaaaaaaatggataatcaaaatatagtatataatatattGTAAAAAATTTGAAGATGCTGCCTGATCAAAGAAAAAAGGTAAAGTTACTCAGCTCATATGTATATTTAGATTTACATGTATGTATCTTAATATGTTTTGGAttggtgttttgtattttttggggAGAAATTTAGTGGATGTTGAAAGGTAGGAGATGATATGTGTGGTGACTTGTGAATGTATCTATTACCTATGTATGAATTTATACTCTTTTGGTGATTGAAATTTTGTTCTGTTACTGTTTTAGTTGTGTGCTGGATATGGGGCTTGCGCGtggttaataaataataattggtCTTGCAAATGTTTATGCTTCCTTGTCATATGCTAAATACTTTAGTTGGTTTATGAATCTACTTGTGTGTCTTTCACTTATCTATTATATTTCACTCAGTAAATCACTATTACCTGAAACCATTTTCTTTCCGGTATACACCAGCTATAGACATATGGAGCATTGTATGCATTTTCGCAGAACTTTTGACTGGAAAGCCTCTTTTCCCTAGGAAGAATGTTGTCCATCAATTGGATCTCATGACTGATCTTCTTGAAACACCATCTCTTGAAGCCATTGCCACTATaaggtttttgtttatttgtggcaattttttttatttgtcgaGGTTTATAACCCCCTCCAAATAGTTTGTAGAAATTtctaaaaccccaaaaaattTAAGGTGCTTTTgcggaggtttttaaaaacctccgcAATCTATTTAGTGGAGAATTTTATGTATGTTTAGTAGAGGTTTTATATTAAACTTTTGTGGGGGGTTTTAAATCACTTTTGTAGCAGTTGAAAACCCccacaaattgattttttaatttaataaaaatgaactattttgtgagattttcaaacctccacaaatcctataattatttatttctttttaatttaaaaacattcTTAATCTCATTTCATTTACATACtctgaaattaaaaatttattttttaatatcaaaatttaataaatataaatgccATGGAGTATAGCATTGAAAAGTGTTCCTCCTGAATTTTCATTAATAATTGGTCCTTATTGATATAAATCAATAAAGCCTTGATTCTTCGACTGAAGAATCAAATCTAgagggaaaaataaataaataaccatcAGAACcaaaaaccaaaaccaaaatcaaaattaatgtggGATAATACACATTTACACAAAACAAACAACAGTGTACAGTGTTACAAATTTACAATTTTTGCTCAACACATGGATTACTGATTTTACAATATGGTTCAAAAGTGATGTATTACTTCACCTATTTTCCAGCAACTTGAAGGCTGTCTCAACCAGTGAGTGAATTGTTAGATTGTGCCTGTTCAATCCAACAGTACCAGAGAAAACATTGAAGCTTTCAAGCTCTGATGTGATTTCTAATACACCTTCCAGCACCTTCTCCATTCCCATATGCTTGAAGGTATCTATGTTTTCTGCTTTGTCTTTCATCATCCAAATCGCAAACTCTATGGCAAACCTCCTTATCCTCAGCACCTTTGTTGCCGGATACTTGTGCTTCTTGAGAATATGTACTAGTATACTTGCCAGTTCAACTTCAATGATTCCGGCTTCTTGAAATACATAGCTTGATTCCTGAGAGGACATGAATGTGAAAACATTTGCTGCTAATCCAACCATGACTTCTTGTAGCTTGTTTTCTTCTGATTTGATTGCCAGAAGTATCTGCATAATTTAGCAATTTGTTAAAATTCAATCTACATAGAAACATAATATGAAGTTCACATTCTGATAACACAAGATCATAATGATGAGAGTAAAACTTACTGTTGGTGCTGCGCCCATAACAACCTTTAGCTGGTTGAAGCATTTTGATCCGCTAAAGTAGAGATAACATTAAATTGGGTGCAAAATATCAATAATATACAAAGCAGAGATGACCAAAATCAAAGGAAGATATCATTTTGAATCAAGAATGGAAAAAAGATGTCACTAAAGTAGAGATAACACTCACATCTGACATTATGCCCAACCCAAGAATCTATAAATTCAGTCATGTCAAACCAAGTTCTTAGACATTCAGAATCTATAAATTGTATCAACCACAACTTTCGTtgacttattttatattttctaatatttaCTGTTATGTTCCAAGACAATTAACAACTAAGTTCTTACACTGGAGGCATGTATCCAAATGTTCCCACAAGACGAGTATGAAGTGATAAAAAGCTTCCAACTTCCCTAAGTTTAGTTAGCCCAAAATTTGCAACCTGGTGAATTTCCAAAACCTTATTAGACAGTTTTAATATTAGTCTCatcagaaaaaagaaaacaaaaattggaAAATAATGATTATTACCAAGAATATTACAATAAACTAACCTTTTCACGGAAGTACTTATATATTAATATGTTAGCAGGTTTCACATCACGGTGGATATAAACAGGAACAGTGTGAGATAAAGAACTAAATGGTTAAAATGGTAGTTAGGCACAAGTATCAATAG is drawn from Arachis hypogaea cultivar Tifrunner chromosome 12, arahy.Tifrunner.gnm2.J5K5, whole genome shotgun sequence and contains these coding sequences:
- the LOC112728536 gene encoding uncharacterized protein isoform X2, with the translated sequence MEISSELVANFGLTKLREVGSFLSLHTRLVGTFGYMPPVGSKCFNQLKVVMGAAPTILLAIKSEENKLQEVMVGLAANVFTFMSSQESSYVFQEAGIIEVELASILVHILKKHKYPATKVLRIRRFAIEFAIWMMKDKAENIDTFKHMGMEKVLEGVLEITSELESFNVFSGTVGLNRHNLTIHSLVETAFKLLENR
- the LOC112728536 gene encoding uncharacterized protein isoform X1, which translates into the protein MKISMLVGEDQHKKSTKQQRGGGAMKVLICQHERILGRVNYLMEISSELVANFGLTKLREVGSFLSLHTRLVGTFGYMPPVGSKCFNQLKVVMGAAPTILLAIKSEENKLQEVMVGLAANVFTFMSSQESSYVFQEAGIIEVELASILVHILKKHKYPATKVLRIRRFAIEFAIWMMKDKAENIDTFKHMGMEKVLEGVLEITSELESFNVFSGTVGLNRHNLTIHSLVETAFKLLENR